GCACAGCGATCGAACCCAGTCGCGCTTCCACGCGTACCAGATCAGGCCGAACACGAAGAGCCAGAGGGCCGTGTAGCGGATCATCGGCCGTCCTGCTCTTTCGCGGCGAGGGGAGGGTCGGACGCGGCCAGCGCGGCGGCCGGCGGCGTCTCAGCAGCGCCAAGCGCCCCGAGGCGCGCGCGCCACAGCTGCGACACGTGCTCCAGGCCGTTGTACTCGCGGGCGCGGCGGGCTGCGGCCTCCGACATCCGGGTCCAGCGCCCGGGGTCCTGCAGGATCGCCGCGGCACGCTCCGCGTACATTGCGATGTTGCCTGGCTCGATGAGGAACCCGGTCTCGCCTTCGGTGACGAGGTCACCAAGGTCGCCCACGTCGGCGACGACCGGGACCGCACCGCAGATCATCGCCTCCGCCATGGCAATCGACAAGCCTTCACTGCGCGATGTCAGTATGAAGACCCGCGCGCTCAGGAGAGACGGCAGGGCGTTGGGGACGGTTCCCGTCACCTCCACGCAGGACTGAAGGCCGAGCTCCGCGATTCGCGCCTCGACTGCATCCATCATCGGACCGCCGCCGACGATACAGGCGCGGACCGCAGGCAGGATGCGGCGCACCGCCGCGGCGATGTCGAGGAACTGCAGCGGCTGTTTGGTGGGCGCGAGCCGGCCGACGAAGATCAGGTCGTACCGGCGGTGCGCCGGCGGCGCGGCGATGCGCGCGAGGTCGACGCTGCCGGGAATCACGGCCACGTCATGGGCCGACGTCCGATCGCTGACGAATCGCCGCGCGGACGTGCCGCGGACGACGACGAGATCGAACGCGCCCGTGACGGCCAGCGCCAGACGCTCGAGCATCCGCGACGGTGCGCGCAGGCGGCCGAGCACCTGGTTCTCCGTCGCCTGATAGCCGCCGCCGATCAGTTCGATGGGGCCGCCGGTCATCTGATAACACGACCGGCCGCCCGTGAGGCGCGCCGCGGCGAGCGCAATCGTTCCGTTCGGAATCACATGGAACCCGATGAACACATCCGCGCGGGTGCGGCGGCCGATGGTCACGGTCCACACGAACTTGGCGAGGGTTCGTCCGACCGCCGTGGCCAGCCACGCGGGCGGCGGCTCGTGCCGCACGCCGGGCAGCGCGGGCAGTTCGCCGTCGCTGACGACCACGATCTCCCGCAGTCCGGCGCGCGACAGCGGCGCCATGTGCGACAGGTACCACCCGAGGTTGTGAAACGTGCCGACGACGACCGCGCAGCCGGACGGCGGCCGCGGGCGGCGCCTCCGCGGCCACAGGCGGGTCAGGAGGATCGTGCCGGCGTACCACGCGCCGACGACCGCGGCGGCCACCCAGCCGCGGAGGCCGCGAGCGCGCGCCGGCATCGCGCCGTTCATCCGTCGTACCCGTACCGGCGGTTGACGTCGCCGGCGACGCGATCGAACAGGTGCAGGTCCTCCGGCGTCAGCGTGCGACGCCAGCGCTCGTCGAGACGGATCTCGTCGGCGCGCAGCCGCGCCTTGTTGTTGCCGAGCACGTGCTGGATCGGCCCCGCCGAGTAGGCGCGCAGGTCCAGCGGCTCGACGCCGATGAACGCGGCGAGCGCGGCGAGCGTCGCTTCCGGTTCGCGGCACAGAGTCTCGTAGCGGAGATCGTACCAGCGTTCGCGCGGCAGCGCCGCGACGACGCTGTCCGCTTCCTCGTTG
The genomic region above belongs to Vicinamibacterales bacterium and contains:
- a CDS encoding glycosyltransferase; translated protein: MPARARGLRGWVAAAVVGAWYAGTILLTRLWPRRRRPRPPSGCAVVVGTFHNLGWYLSHMAPLSRAGLREIVVVSDGELPALPGVRHEPPPAWLATAVGRTLAKFVWTVTIGRRTRADVFIGFHVIPNGTIALAAARLTGGRSCYQMTGGPIELIGGGYQATENQVLGRLRAPSRMLERLALAVTGAFDLVVVRGTSARRFVSDRTSAHDVAVIPGSVDLARIAAPPAHRRYDLIFVGRLAPTKQPLQFLDIAAAVRRILPAVRACIVGGGPMMDAVEARIAELGLQSCVEVTGTVPNALPSLLSARVFILTSRSEGLSIAMAEAMICGAVPVVADVGDLGDLVTEGETGFLIEPGNIAMYAERAAAILQDPGRWTRMSEAAARRAREYNGLEHVSQLWRARLGALGAAETPPAAALAASDPPLAAKEQDGR